A segment of the Ipomoea triloba cultivar NCNSP0323 chromosome 1, ASM357664v1 genome:
TAGTAGATATAAGCCCAGTTTGGCTGAGCTTACATGCAGCTTatcccattttatgctatttttttacTTAGAGGGGATAACATTAAGAAAAGAGATTATGGATTTCCACGAGTTGATCATGCGTCCAAGGTTGTGTATAAGAAAGAGCTACAGAGGCTCTTCAATCTCCTTGAAAAAGTTTATTAGTCCTTCTATAATATTGTCAAATGCTAAGGCATATTCCCAAATTCCAGAGTGAAAATAATTAGACAAAAATATCATCATAAACAAATGCTCAACCATAATCTCCAAGGAATTGAAAAATTACCTTCTCATCCAGTTGCAAGGATTCAAAATCCTTTACTTCTGTTTCATCCATGTTatcatttccttcatcatctgAAACTGAGTCCTCGATTTCATCAACTTCAATAAACTGtagaacataaataaataagccaAAAATCAAACACAGAATCATTAACAGAACACCTTTGAGTATCTATCAAAAACTAAATAGTGCACCATTTGCATCCATGTAAGGGAAAAGCTAGAGAACTGCTGGGCAAGAATATTGTAGTTTGATTTAATCAAACAGAATATAAGTATACCTACCATAATATGAGCAGCATTATATCTTACATTAAGACATGTTTAAATGAATTTTACCATATAATTTAAATCCTACCATGCCAATGTTTACAACAATTGTTTCATAGGTACACCCTTATACGTTATCACTTCGTTCCATACAAGTGCTCAAACAGGTCACAGTAGAAACAGGCATCATAAATAGGGAATTCATCCTAGCCCATTCTTAGTAAAGTGCATTAGTTTGTTCCAAATTTTTTGAAAAGCACTGCTATTTATCATCACTTGAGAAGTGAAATTGTTGAAAGTAAACAACTAAACATTATTTCTTCCAGATTACTTCAGTTACGAAAGAGACTAGTAGGTAATTCTGAAAGAAAGATGATGGCAGGTGCCCATTTGAAGGTTACATCCAACAAagttcccactccctttttattCTTGAAGAGTGAAAAATACAAGCACTCTGCTAACTAGTTGTGCCAATTTTCCATGCCAATTACATTAAATAATAAGTTCACAGTTTGGTCATACCTTCTCAATATCGTCTTGATCCTTCCTAGTAAAACCACTAGCAGCAAGTTCCTTGTCTAGGAAACCAGAATTTTTCTTTATGTCAGAAAATTCAGGTCGTACACCATCTTCCATCTCTGCCTCTGAATCATCAGAATCATCTGGGTTTTCTTGAGAAGACATGTTGAACCTAAGAGATATCACCATGAAGAGAAGAGGGTCGAGAATACAATAAGTGGCATATcaaagaaagaaatcaaatgCATTTGATATTGTGCAGAACTTTCAacacaaaaaatatacaattcaaatatGAATACTTGCCAAATTTACTCAGTTATTGTAGTCAGAGACTGATTGCATTTTGAATATAATCAAGAGTTATTAAGCCACAAACCTCTTCCTGAAGAACTTAAATATGCATTCAACATCACGGTCAAAGTACCTGAAAATTGACAGGATCTTAAGAGAAGGAacaaaatttgaattgaaaGAAAAGATATACTTCAACAATTAGAATAGAAAACGACTCAGTACACAATAAGAGCAAGAAATAATACATTTGTGCGTTACGATGGGAGACTGAAACCATTTGTGGGAAATCAATCATTGTCACCTTCTCATCATCATTGATCTATGATTTCAGAAGATACAAAAATCAGAAACAACAACGTGAAGTCCTTAGATAATAATTATGTACTGGGAACATATTCCACCATAAAACAGTTAAATATAGATAATGACAGctttaaatgaaaaagaaaaacgcCAAACCATCACAAATATCTCAGGGGCATACCATTATGTTAAACTCATTGAAATCACAGTGAATAAGCCCGTGTTCAGCCAAACGAACAACAATACCAAGGATGGTTTCAAAAACTGTGTCTGGGTTCTGCAATTGCTTCACCTGCACACTGTAgcaaatattacaaaaaaactAAGTTGCCATTCAGAATGAAAGAAGAGGAGATTAAAACAAAAAGGTTCACTAAGATCATGGGGAGTAGTtcataaaggaaataaaatgcCTGTGCAGCAAATATCATTAACCTCCAAGTCGGAGCTTAAGGTTCCAAATATATCAGAAGAGTGATATCTACCATAAGGCCTTCCCCATTAGCCATATTTGACACAAGTTTTTAGGAGAAAAAACTTACCCATGTGTTTTTATACAAATGGGGGTGTTGCATTTTGGAGAATTTTTTCTCCTGCAACACCCTATGTTGTcaggttaaaaaaaataaaataaaataaaaataaaaaagtgagaTGCGTTTGCGTCTCACAGCCAACCAGCAGGCGCATGTGTTCCAATGGTTAAGTACAAAATGTATCCAAGCATATATAAACCCCTCTCTAGCAAGCTTATCTTATAACTTTGAAGGGACAACTACATGATAGGAAAGACTTACAGCGGGTAGCCTTGAATGAGTGACATAATCACACAATGCCTGTTGCAATCAACAGCATTTGGAACAGGAAATCCATGCTCTTCCAAAGCCTGTTCAAACCAAATTAGATCACGTCATGACAAGTCAACAATAAAAAATGGATCTGCCAAGGAGCAAATGCAAGCAAAGGGGGGAGTCTAACCTTCATAAAAGCAAATTCCTTGAGAGCAGCAAGCCGTGATAAGTAGAGCCAATTATAACTTCTACGATGCTTCAAATAGTCACGCTTGGATTTGACTGCCCTAAACGAAACCCTACCAAGCCTGTGCAGTTTCATCGCAAGAACAGTACCATCCTCCGTGGCCACCTCAAAAATATCTTTACAGaggaagataaaataaaatgattaaaaagtaaaagatgATGGCCATGTTACAGAAAGAGCTTGCCcaactaattaacaaaatactCCCTAACTGAGAAGAAATAAGAGATACCTGACTCTTTCCCAACACCAATTTGGCGACCCACAGCAGTAAAAACTCCACGGTTAACCATGGTTTTTATAGCAAGAAAATCATAGCCAAGGTAGGTAAGTCGAAAACCATCATCTACATCAAAAGGAAGAACCAAAATAAAATCAGCTGTTCTTCAGTCATTGGACTATGGAAGTGAATTTGTTAACAAAAGACCAATGGAGAACATTTTCAACTATAAGGACACGCAAAAACTCACATTTGGAAGAGTCATGGTGTAACAACTTGTGCTTAAGCAAATTCTTCAACACCTTATAAGTTCCTCCATGCCTAAACACACAAGACAGTAATATAATCAGGAAGGTAGGAAATACCGTATAAAAAATCTGATATTAATTACAGAATCTAAACTTTTGAGCAACCGAGGCAATTCTACTATTCTAGTGCTCATGTAAACCCTACAACAATAACCAAGCAGGTACAGAGTACGCACTTGAGGGAAGCTATGCGATCAATCAACTCCGTAGGAACAATCTCGTGCTGCAGGtgagagaaaacaaaaacaaaaaactatcATCGGCAAGAATTACGCAGTAGGTAGGGAATTGATTTAGAATAAGTGaataaaattaagaaacaaGAGATTTGATGAAACTGTAAAGGAGTGTGTTACAGACGTTGCGCATTCCCATCTCGACGGCGGTGAGAACCCTGAAATCATCCTTCGATAGGTATCTGAGCGCGTTCACGTCCAACTTCATCCTCTTCTGCTCTTTCTATTTCCGTTTTCCTTTCGTGTAATTCAGATTGAAACTTTCCGGCACCGGCGGCGGTTGGATGCGAAGCTCAATAGACGGAGAAAAGCGTGAAAATTGTGCACCTATGGCAGCTCCGACTGGACAACTACACAAGTCCGCGTTTTACAGAGAAGAACATAATACTACTACTCCGTCCGTGTGTATAAGGTTTCTCTTGTCCCAACTCCCAAACCCCAAATATTTAGGACTAAATCCAGTACACAATCTTGGGCCTTCATGGGCCTTGCTTCTCATaaacaaatcatattttaatacGGACTGACCcgccattttttattttttttttgaaatggaaAAGGTTCATCttttattttgacttttttttttttttgaaaaaccaaaaaggggattttattttataaattgggtAAAAAATAAGGGAAAAGGTGTAAAGTCATCAAACTATTTGAAAATTAACAATTAAGCGATCTCgaataacatattatgtacattcaattaacaaattgtgtacatattacaattaatatattatatatcgtcaatttatttacaaatacataatttgttaatgtacataatttttatgttgttttagacCAAGGTCCATATTGCAATGTGAAAACTAATTCGGgttgagaaaaattaaaaaagaaagaaaatgattatagtgtataacatattatatttttatatgtataaataggaaaaaaaattctctctttaaattatacttttaaacaaatctttgtatttaatcattttatgtatttttatttcaatgtatttccatcaaataaatattgaatGGTGATTTTTCAGTAGggttttaaaaattgagtttagtatatataacaTACAATACAAAAAGAAGCTgactaaataaaatttgtagTCTCCATTAGTCCATTACAGGACTCAAGGAGTACATAGTCATCATATATTAACATCACTATTAATTTTAAacgtaataaatatataattataagataTGTTATTCGAAGCTGTACTAATTTAAAGTATATGGAATTCATAACCAAAGTCTTAGAACACCCCAATTCAAGAAACATTTAGCATCAGAAACAGAAACACAGATCAGAGAGTTTAAACAAAGTATAAGAGTGTAACTGCTGCAGGAGAACATAATCAAAAAGATAACGTTAAACTTGTACATCAAATTGAgataaacaattttttaagaTGGGAGAGCATGAAAGAGTACACAACACTACACAACTAAAAGGAAAAAGTCACTCATTCCTCAGCAGCGCTGGCAGCACTAAGATCCACATTAAGGTCAAGAAcctaaaacacacaaaaaaagttAGCATATATTAAGGTCAAGAACCTAAAACACACAAAAAGTTGCATATTCAGCAATTAGTCAACCACCACTACCCCTTGCCTTCACGACGCATATACAACACGAGTTGTTTGAATAAGAAAAAGAGTTGTTTGCATGTGAAAGATCATTTATTAAACGcattagacataattacctttCCAGTTATCAAAGTATACATGCTGAGGACATCATCCACGGTTGACTCAAAGTGAGTTGTAGAATCATAGCTctggaaagaaaagaaataaagggTAAGTCCATGTAGGATCAactttaatcattttaaaagCGCAAGAGACTCACTGTCGAGATGAAACAGTTGTCGAGAGAGGGTTCATTGACTGGTTCGAATCTGTCATAAGTCTCAAAGAATATCTCATCCACAGGCCCTAGAAGATCAATTCCTGGCTTTAATTCACTCTCGGGGTGATCAGTTTCTGCCTCTGTAGAGACAAATGCAATGAATTTCCCCTTCGGGGCAACATTGTGAGTGTAGGAACAACAGAACAAATACCTGCAAAGCAAAAGGTTCAAGCAATCAGCTTGTTTTAGTACTAAATTGCAAGAGTCAGGTTGAACAATATCCAATTGAACACACTCATGAAAAGCTTCAAGCAAAAGACACAAAGCATATATCACTAATATAGATCAATAAAAATCTGATAAATCATGTGTATTATTAATTTGATAAGAATAATTTCAGAGACAACAAACTAGTTTCTACCAGACTGCTTAAGTACAGAAGAGGGCAGATTTGTCCGACCAGAATGGTTACATTGAAATTAAATTAGCATAATTCATAAACTACCCACTTAAGGGGCTTAGAGTGTAGTTTCGCGGTAAGGTACACCCCTTTTTAGGTAGTATACCTAGGTTTGAATTTTAAGCCCTCCACCCCCATCAAAtgtaccaaaaataaataaataaactcacTATTTAAGGAAGGAACTGCAATCACTAACGTAGCGTGGAAGTAGAGTGAATAGGAATAGGATTTTTAGAAAGAATGGAATAGAGAAGTAATATAATAGGAATGTTATTTCACTGTTATGTTGGATTATGAAATTACATTACATAGGAATAATATTCaaatgtttggttggttaaacaatagaaaagaaatatataGTCAACAGACAAAAGTACccatattcaaaataataaataaacagataaatatgcatatgtatatattcaaaccctaaacacacacacacacacacacacacacatatatataattatttattttttatatataaaataaaaattatatttatatattctccTTCTTCCCCATTTTATCAGTAATGTTTGGTCAATCCatctaatcttttttttattatttctttaacatcttataatttttaaattctaactTGTGTTTGATAGTACTTTtgatatagtttctaaatatataaattttatacactagtactaaattaaatattactacaaattcaattgtaaataacttcagtcaagccttgTTAATcgaatcaaatacataaaatggGCACACTTGTAATACTA
Coding sequences within it:
- the LOC116001699 gene encoding serine/threonine-protein kinase rio2, translating into MKLDVNALRYLSKDDFRVLTAVEMGMRNHEIVPTELIDRIASLKHGGTYKVLKNLLKHKLLHHDSSKYDGFRLTYLGYDFLAIKTMVNRGVFTAVGRQIGVGKESDIFEVATEDGTVLAMKLHRLGRVSFRAVKSKRDYLKHRRSYNWLYLSRLAALKEFAFMKALEEHGFPVPNAVDCNRHCVIMSLIQGYPLVQVKQLQNPDTVFETILGIVVRLAEHGLIHCDFNEFNIMINDDEKVTMIDFPQMVSVSHRNAQMYFDRDVECIFKFFRKRFNMSSQENPDDSDDSEAEMEDGVRPEFSDIKKNSGFLDKELAASGFTRKDQDDIEKFIEVDEIEDSVSDDEGNDNMDETEVKDFESLQLDEKEEDGKNEDEKSTKNDKKVETEDNSEDDNQVADEHGLEDGEQIEDEDEDEDDPELVKRLNKQRRRAIQAAHGGRRNLTSRNTYKDKGGRSSHNSKIQKQLSNW